Within the Micromonospora citrea genome, the region ACAAGGCAACCGGGAACGGCACGATCCCGCAGATCACCATCAGCCTGGTCCAGTTGCGCGCCGGTCAGATCGTCGGCAGCACCTACCTGACCGTCCTGCACACCGGCAACCTCCGCAAGGCCGGCGCCACCGAGGAAAGCATCACCGCCGTGGCGTCCTGGCGGGACGCGCCCTACTTCACCGACGCCGAACGCATCGCGCTGGAACTGGTCGAGTCCGTGCTCACCCCGAACCCCTTCGGCGAGCGGGTCCCCGACGAGCTCTACTCCCGGGCGTCCGAACAGTACGACGACAAGGCGCTCGCCACGCTCATCATGGCCATCGGCCAAGTCTGCTTCTTCCTTCCGCTGGCACTCATCGGCAAGCCGCTGCCGGGTGTGTCGCCGGCGGAGCAGTGGAGGCCGTAACGCCGAAGACGCCCCGGGCCAGGATGCGGCATCTCGCCCGGAGGCCAGATCAGGGCCGGGCCAGGCGGCTCGCTCGCCCCACCCCCGGCTCGTCCAGCAATCCACAACCCGAGGAAACGGATCATGCACGCGCGAATGGCCAATCCGGCCTACCTGGTACCGGACGCGGGACACGCGATCGGGGCCCTCATGCGGGCCATGCAACACGACATGGAGCAGGGTGTCGTTCCGGCGGCGACGCTGATGCTGGCCGCCGTGCGCGGTAGTCAGATCAACGGCGGCAGCGCCTGCCTGTACGCCGACGCAGCCGAGGCCAGAAAGGCCGGGGTCACCGACGACCAGCTGATCACGGTGGCGGCATGGCGGCAGTCGCCGTACTTCACCGACGCCGAACGGGCTGCCCTGGCGCTGGCCGAAGCGGCAACCCGCATGAACGACCAGTCCGACGACGCCGTCCCCGACGCAGTCTGGAACGAACTCGTCGAGCACTACGACGAACGACAGCGCGCCACCCTGATCCTGTGGATGGCCACCAGCAACCTCTTCAACACCATCAACAACATCATCAAAGATCCTGCCGGCACCACCTGGAACTAGCCGGGTCCTCCTGCGCGGCTGCCCCTCGGGTAGCCGCGCAGGAGCGGGCTCGCAAGCCGGCATGGACGCTGACATCCCGCGACAGCAAGTGGGAGCCGCGCAGCGGCAAGACGTCCTCTCCGCACCTTCGGCGATCTCCAGGGCTCCCCGCGCCGTGCTCTCGACCATCACAACCAGATGGCGCTGAACCAGCCGTCTCGGGCAGGTCGTGGAATGGTCGCAGCCCGGAGCCGACATCGGCGTGGGACGTTCTCGCTGTCTGCCGCGGAGATGTGGGTCAGCATCTCGTCGGGCCGCGCGTCGAGCCGGAATCCTCCGGGTGGCGGGTAGCGGGCGCCGGCCGCGCGGGACGATGATGTGCGGGTGGCCGATCCCGTCGCCGACGTCGCCGCCAGCACACCCGGCCACGCCACGCCCGCTCGGCGGCGGCCCACCCCGCCAGGTCCCCGGGCCACCGGCCCCTGGTGGGTCGCGGCGACCACGACGACGGTCCTCCTGCTGCTCTCCGGCCGCTACGGCCACCACCGCGACGAGCTCTACTTCCTGCTCTGCGGCCGACACCTCGACTGGGGCTACGTCGACCAGGGCCCGCTGGTGCCGGCGCTGGCCCGCCTGGCGGACACGATCGCGCCGGGCAGCCTGACGGTGCTGCGGACCCCGTCGGCGTTGATCGGCGGCGCGGCGGTACTGCTGGTCGCCGCGATCGCCCGCGAGTTCGGCGCCGGGCGCGGCGCGCAGACCTACGCCGCGTTCCTCGCCGCCACGGCCGGCATCGTCCTCGCCGGTGGTCACCTGCTCAGCACCACCAGCGTCGACCTGCTGGTCTGGCTGGCGGCCGCGCTGTGCGCGGCGCGGATGCTGCGCACCGGGGACAGCCGTTGGGCGCTCGGCGTCGGGCTCGCGCTCGGCGTCGGCATGCTCAACAAGCTGCTGCCGGCCCTGCTCGCCGTCGGCCTGCTCGCCGGGCTCCTGATCGCTGGGCCGCGTCGGCTCCTGCGCGACCGGTGGGTGCTCGCCGCCGCCGCGGTCTTCCTGCTGCTCGCCGCGCCGACCCTGATCTGGCAGGCGGCCCACGGCTTCCCGCAGCTCTCGGTGGCCGCCTCGATCGCCGCCGGCGACAGTTCGTACAGCGGCCGGCTCGACGCGCTCGTCCTCCAGTTCGTCATCATCAGCCCGTTCACGGTGCCGATCTGGGTCGCCGGGCTGGTGGCGCTGCTGCGCCGGCCGGCCTGGCGGGCGTACCGGGCGCTGGGGTGGGCCTGGCTGGTGGTGGTCGCCGTCGTGCTGCTCGCCGGCGGCAAGGGCTACTACGACGCCCCGCTGCTGCTGGTGCTCACCGCCGCCGGGGCGGTCGTCACCGTCGGCTGGGCCGCCCGGGGTCGACGGCTGCCGCGCCGGGCCCTGCTGGCCGTGGGCGCCGCGCTGACCGCCGTCAGCAGCGCGGTGCTGCTGCTGCCCGTGCTGCCCGTCGACCGGCTGCCCGGCTTCGTCGTCGCCGCCAACTACGACGTCGGCGAGACCATCGGCTGGCCCGCCTTCGCCGACTCGATCGCGGCCGTGCACCGGGGCCTGCCCGCCGACCAGCGGCAGCGCGCCGTCATCCTCACCGCCAACTACGGTGAGGCCGGTGCCGTGGCCCGCTACGGCCCGGCGCGCGACCTGCCGCCCGCCTACTCGGGCCACAACAGCATGGCCGGCTTCGGCCGCCCGCCGGAGACCGCGGACGTGGTCCTCGCGGTCGGGTTCGCGCGGCCCGACCGGCTGCGCGACTGGTTCTCCGAGGTCACCCTCGCCGGCCGGGTGGACCAGCGGGTCGAGGTCGACAACGACGAGAACGGCGGGCCAATCTGGCTCTGTCGTGGCCTGCGGCGTCCGTGGGCGGAGATCTGGGACACCGAGGTACGCCACCGCGGGTGACGGGCGACCGAGCGCGCGAACACCGCTACCGCCGGCAGGCTGCCCGTCACCAGGTTGGTCGACGTCCCCGGGCATTACACCTGGGGCGTACCCAGGTCGGCGATCAGGACGCCACGCAGCCGTTCGTACGTCGGAGCCAATCGGCGCAGCCCGGCCGCGAGCGCCACGTCGTCACCCGACACGAGCGGACCCTGCAGGCCACCGACGATACGGGCCTGCTCCGCGGCGACGGCCGCG harbors:
- a CDS encoding carboxymuconolactone decarboxylase family protein; translated protein: MTVTESRLPNPAVLVPELKDVGGALYKATGNGTIPQITISLVQLRAGQIVGSTYLTVLHTGNLRKAGATEESITAVASWRDAPYFTDAERIALELVESVLTPNPFGERVPDELYSRASEQYDDKALATLIMAIGQVCFFLPLALIGKPLPGVSPAEQWRP
- a CDS encoding carboxymuconolactone decarboxylase family protein yields the protein MHARMANPAYLVPDAGHAIGALMRAMQHDMEQGVVPAATLMLAAVRGSQINGGSACLYADAAEARKAGVTDDQLITVAAWRQSPYFTDAERAALALAEAATRMNDQSDDAVPDAVWNELVEHYDERQRATLILWMATSNLFNTINNIIKDPAGTTWN
- a CDS encoding glycosyltransferase family 39 protein; amino-acid sequence: MADPVADVAASTPGHATPARRRPTPPGPRATGPWWVAATTTTVLLLLSGRYGHHRDELYFLLCGRHLDWGYVDQGPLVPALARLADTIAPGSLTVLRTPSALIGGAAVLLVAAIAREFGAGRGAQTYAAFLAATAGIVLAGGHLLSTTSVDLLVWLAAALCAARMLRTGDSRWALGVGLALGVGMLNKLLPALLAVGLLAGLLIAGPRRLLRDRWVLAAAAVFLLLAAPTLIWQAAHGFPQLSVAASIAAGDSSYSGRLDALVLQFVIISPFTVPIWVAGLVALLRRPAWRAYRALGWAWLVVVAVVLLAGGKGYYDAPLLLVLTAAGAVVTVGWAARGRRLPRRALLAVGAALTAVSSAVLLLPVLPVDRLPGFVVAANYDVGETIGWPAFADSIAAVHRGLPADQRQRAVILTANYGEAGAVARYGPARDLPPAYSGHNSMAGFGRPPETADVVLAVGFARPDRLRDWFSEVTLAGRVDQRVEVDNDENGGPIWLCRGLRRPWAEIWDTEVRHRG